Proteins encoded within one genomic window of Lactococcus garvieae:
- the uvrA gene encoding excinuclease ABC subunit UvrA, whose amino-acid sequence MPQDKIVIHGAREHNLKNIDVTIPRDKLVVVTGVSGSGKSSLAFETLYAEGQRRYVESLSAYARQFLGNMDKPDVDSIDGLSPAISIDQKTTSKNPRSTVGTVTEINDYLRLLFARVGKPYCINGHGQISAQSVEEIVDQILELPERTRLQILAPIVRGKKGQHVKIFERVQKEGYVRVRANGEVYDVTEAPELDKNKKHNIEVVIDRIVVKEGIRSRLFDSVEAALRIAEGYVIVDKMDGEELLFSEFYACPVCGFTVPELEPRLFSFNAPFGSCPDCDGLGMKNEVDPDLVIPDDSKTLREGAVAAWNPISSNYYPTMLECASRDFGIDMDTPWADLPEEHKDIILHGSGKRKFHFYYVGDFGNVSNKDMVFPGIINNINRRFRETSSDYTREYLRGYMRELTCTTCHGYRLNDQALSVKVGGKHIGELSNLAIGDELEFLGQLALTANDEMIAEPIVKEIKDRLSFLKNVGLDYLTLSRASGTLSGGESQRIRLATQIGSNLSGVLYILDEPSIGLHQRDNDRLIESLQKMRDLGNTLIVVEHDEDTMRAADWLIDVGPGAGDLGGEIIASGTPAQVAKNKNSLTGKYLSGKRSIPVPEKRRKIDKKRMVKVTGASENNLQNIDAQFPLGIMTAVTGVSGSGKSTLVNSILKKTLAQKLNHNSEKPGKHRKVTGYEEIERLIDIDQSPIGRTPRSNPATYTSVFDDIRGLFAETNEAKIRGYKKGRFSFNVKGGRCEACSGDGIIKIEMHFLPDVYVPCEICHGKRYNSETLEVHYKGKNISEILDMRVSDALEFFRHIPKIERKLQTIVDVGLGYVTLGQPATTLSGGEAQRMKLASELQKRSTGKSFYILDEPTTGLHSEDIATLIKVLDRLVDQGNTIVVIEHNLDVIKTADYIIDLGPEGGAGGGTVLATGTPEEVAKVADSYTGQYLKLKL is encoded by the coding sequence ATGCCCCAAGATAAAATTGTTATACATGGTGCGAGAGAGCACAATTTAAAAAATATAGATGTTACTATTCCGCGTGATAAGTTAGTAGTTGTTACGGGAGTATCAGGATCAGGAAAGTCTTCCTTAGCTTTTGAAACGCTGTATGCAGAAGGCCAACGCCGTTACGTAGAATCATTATCTGCCTATGCGCGTCAGTTTTTAGGAAATATGGATAAACCAGATGTAGACAGCATCGATGGTTTGTCTCCAGCTATTTCTATCGATCAAAAAACAACAAGTAAAAACCCACGTTCCACTGTGGGGACAGTAACGGAGATTAACGACTATCTGCGCTTGCTTTTTGCGCGTGTCGGAAAACCTTACTGTATCAATGGTCACGGTCAAATTTCGGCACAGTCTGTTGAGGAAATTGTGGATCAGATTCTTGAGTTGCCTGAGAGAACACGTCTTCAAATTTTAGCGCCGATTGTTCGTGGCAAAAAAGGACAACATGTTAAGATATTTGAGCGTGTTCAAAAAGAAGGCTATGTCCGTGTTCGTGCAAACGGTGAAGTTTATGATGTGACAGAAGCACCCGAACTTGATAAAAATAAGAAACACAATATTGAAGTCGTTATTGACCGTATCGTCGTTAAGGAAGGTATCCGTTCACGTTTATTTGATTCAGTCGAAGCAGCCTTGCGTATCGCAGAAGGCTATGTGATTGTGGATAAGATGGATGGGGAAGAACTGCTTTTTAGTGAGTTTTATGCTTGTCCTGTCTGTGGTTTTACTGTGCCTGAGCTGGAGCCTCGTCTCTTTTCATTTAATGCACCTTTTGGCTCATGTCCAGACTGTGATGGATTAGGAATGAAAAATGAAGTCGATCCTGACTTGGTTATTCCAGATGACAGCAAAACCTTACGTGAGGGCGCTGTAGCTGCTTGGAATCCTATCTCATCTAACTATTACCCAACGATGCTGGAATGTGCCAGTCGTGATTTTGGTATAGATATGGATACGCCTTGGGCGGATTTGCCAGAAGAGCATAAAGATATTATTCTTCACGGTTCAGGCAAACGGAAATTCCATTTTTACTATGTAGGGGATTTTGGTAACGTGTCTAACAAGGACATGGTCTTCCCTGGCATTATCAACAATATTAATCGCCGTTTCCGTGAAACTTCAAGTGATTATACACGTGAATACCTTCGGGGTTATATGAGAGAGTTGACATGTACGACGTGTCATGGCTACCGTCTCAACGACCAAGCATTGTCAGTTAAGGTAGGCGGCAAGCATATCGGGGAACTCTCAAACCTAGCCATTGGTGACGAGTTAGAGTTTCTTGGTCAACTCGCTTTGACAGCGAACGATGAAATGATTGCTGAACCAATTGTGAAAGAAATCAAGGACCGTTTATCCTTCTTGAAAAATGTTGGTTTAGATTATCTGACTCTTTCTCGTGCTTCTGGAACTTTGTCGGGTGGTGAATCACAACGGATTCGTTTAGCGACACAGATTGGTTCAAACTTATCTGGCGTCCTTTATATCCTTGATGAACCATCTATTGGTCTACATCAAAGAGATAATGACCGCTTGATTGAGTCCCTTCAAAAGATGCGTGATCTCGGAAATACCCTCATCGTTGTTGAACATGATGAAGACACGATGAGAGCCGCCGACTGGCTGATTGATGTTGGGCCAGGAGCGGGCGATTTGGGTGGAGAAATCATCGCCTCAGGCACGCCAGCACAGGTTGCGAAAAACAAGAATTCTTTGACAGGTAAATATTTGTCAGGAAAACGTTCCATACCTGTACCCGAAAAACGTCGTAAGATTGATAAGAAGCGGATGGTTAAAGTTACAGGAGCTTCCGAGAATAACTTGCAAAATATTGATGCGCAATTTCCTTTGGGCATCATGACTGCTGTGACAGGTGTTTCAGGGTCAGGTAAGTCTACTCTAGTTAACTCTATCTTGAAGAAAACCTTGGCACAAAAGCTTAACCATAATTCAGAGAAACCAGGCAAGCATAGGAAAGTCACAGGCTATGAAGAAATTGAACGTCTGATTGATATTGACCAATCACCGATTGGGCGGACACCTCGCTCAAATCCTGCGACGTATACCTCTGTTTTTGATGATATTCGCGGTCTTTTCGCTGAAACAAATGAAGCTAAAATTCGTGGATACAAAAAAGGACGTTTCTCTTTCAATGTCAAAGGCGGACGTTGTGAAGCCTGCTCTGGTGACGGTATTATCAAGATTGAGATGCACTTCTTACCTGATGTTTATGTCCCTTGTGAAATCTGTCATGGGAAACGATACAATTCAGAAACATTGGAGGTACATTATAAAGGAAAAAATATCTCTGAAATTCTGGATATGCGTGTCTCAGATGCACTAGAATTCTTCCGTCATATCCCCAAAATTGAACGCAAATTACAAACCATTGTTGATGTTGGCTTAGGCTATGTGACTTTGGGTCAACCGGCTACCACCTTGTCTGGTGGTGAAGCGCAACGGATGAAACTTGCGTCAGAACTTCAAAAACGAAGTACGGGTAAGAGCTTCTACATCTTGGATGAACCAACCACTGGTTTGCACAGTGAAGATATTGCGACTTTGATTAAAGTGTTGGATCGCTTGGTGGATCAAGGAAATACTATCGTCGTTATTGAGCATAATCTCGATGTGATTAAAACGGCTGATTATATTATTGATTTAGGTCCAGAAGGTGGTGCAGGCGGAGGGACTGTTTTAGCAACAGGTACTCCAGAAGAAGTTGCGAAGGTTGCGGACTCTTACACCGGGCAGTATTTAAAGTTAAAATTATAA
- a CDS encoding GIY-YIG nuclease family protein yields the protein MKSYFVYVLRCADGTLYCGYTDNVTKRLETHNAGKGAKYTKARRPLELITSVEFDDKATALKCEWWFKHKLTRPQKLKLIKEELLKETFEQVLEAKKRGQ from the coding sequence ATGAAATCTTATTTTGTATATGTTTTGCGTTGTGCGGATGGTACTCTGTACTGTGGTTATACTGACAACGTGACCAAACGTCTCGAAACTCACAATGCGGGCAAAGGGGCAAAATACACCAAGGCACGTCGCCCACTGGAGTTAATAACCTCTGTGGAATTTGACGATAAAGCAACAGCGCTAAAATGTGAATGGTGGTTTAAGCATAAACTCACTCGGCCGCAAAAACTTAAACTTATTAAAGAAGAGCTACTCAAAGAAACCTTTGAACAAGTGCTTGAAGCGAAAAAAAGAGGACAGTAA
- a CDS encoding heavy metal-binding domain-containing protein, which yields MKDILILTTNDAPGYRVVEIYGEVFGLTTRSRNVFSSTGQQLKTIVGGEIAGYTKLQHETRESAIERLAEEARDKGANAILAMRFDSSTFGNVDSVAAYGTAVKLEKI from the coding sequence ATGAAAGATATTTTAATCCTTACTACAAATGATGCCCCAGGCTATCGTGTTGTTGAGATTTATGGTGAAGTTTTTGGGCTTACCACACGCTCACGTAATGTCTTTTCAAGCACGGGCCAACAGCTAAAAACGATTGTTGGTGGAGAAATAGCAGGTTACACCAAGCTACAACATGAGACGCGCGAGAGCGCGATTGAGCGCTTGGCAGAGGAAGCGCGTGACAAAGGAGCAAATGCCATCCTTGCGATGCGCTTTGATTCTTCAACTTTTGGAAATGTGGATTCTGTCGCAGCCTATGGTACAGCAGTCAAGTTAGAAAAAATATAA
- a CDS encoding Gfo/Idh/MocA family protein gives MIIGIIGATSNIAGKAYLPVYAKMQAEHRFILHSRTWEKAEEIRKKYKFEYATTDLGALETCDMVAIHAATAQHFELAKRYLSAGTHVMMDKPISENFEEVQELQRLAEENNVLFVSGFNRRFAPMTDKLKEVEQKNFIKVSKNLANNAAEVQFTLYDIFIHPLDTLIYLLDDEIERYSYQLALTPDKKISRVMVTLRTQTCMGIASMNLTAGAFSEEFTVEAASGTYRLSELTDLEILTGLDKQKIGINGWQSATYNRGFDSLVAGMVEAVANFDGQNRAELMEKMKQKNVLDSHEIIHEILDKI, from the coding sequence ATGATTATTGGAATTATTGGAGCAACGTCAAACATTGCAGGAAAAGCTTATCTTCCTGTTTACGCAAAGATGCAAGCCGAACACCGCTTTATCTTACACTCAAGAACATGGGAAAAAGCAGAAGAGATTCGTAAAAAGTATAAGTTTGAATATGCGACAACGGATCTAGGGGCCTTAGAAACCTGTGATATGGTGGCTATCCATGCGGCTACTGCACAGCACTTTGAGTTAGCCAAGCGCTATTTGAGTGCGGGTACACATGTCATGATGGATAAACCTATCTCTGAAAACTTTGAAGAAGTACAGGAGCTCCAACGCCTCGCCGAAGAAAACAATGTCCTCTTTGTGAGTGGCTTTAACCGTCGTTTTGCCCCAATGACTGATAAACTCAAAGAGGTAGAACAAAAGAACTTTATCAAAGTCAGTAAAAATCTCGCCAACAATGCAGCTGAAGTGCAGTTTACCTTGTATGATATTTTTATCCATCCTTTGGATACACTGATTTATCTGCTGGATGATGAGATTGAGCGTTACAGTTATCAGCTAGCGCTGACACCAGATAAGAAGATTTCACGGGTGATGGTGACCCTAAGAACCCAAACCTGTATGGGAATTGCCAGCATGAACTTGACAGCGGGTGCTTTTTCCGAGGAGTTTACGGTGGAAGCTGCAAGCGGCACTTATCGCTTATCAGAGCTGACGGACTTAGAGATTCTGACGGGACTAGATAAGCAAAAAATCGGCATCAACGGCTGGCAATCAGCGACCTATAATCGCGGCTTTGATAGCTTGGTGGCGGGTATGGTTGAAGCTGTTGCTAACTTTGACGGGCAAAATCGTGCCGAGCTCATGGAAAAGATGAAACAAAAAAATGTGCTGGATTCCCATGAAATTATTCATGAGATCTTAGACAAAATTTAA
- a CDS encoding thiamine diphosphokinase: MKIVIHAGRPAQALTEKFDYYVGIDRGALFLLEEQHHLDLAVGDFDSVNAKEFARISEDAAELFKLPEEKDQTDLEAGLELVRSRFPEAEVTIIGSLGGRLDHHLTNVYLPLNFANYENICLKDAQNLVRYLSAGEHTIKKIEGYPYLGLVQVNTGRSLEIKNAKYPLKATDNFADIYASNAFISDSMDLQIDQGQLIVIYSKDS; this comes from the coding sequence ATGAAGATAGTCATTCATGCAGGACGACCAGCGCAAGCACTCACAGAAAAGTTTGATTATTATGTGGGGATTGATCGTGGTGCCTTGTTTTTACTGGAGGAGCAACACCATTTAGACTTGGCTGTTGGTGATTTTGATTCTGTAAATGCTAAGGAGTTTGCCCGCATCTCAGAAGATGCTGCGGAACTCTTTAAGCTTCCCGAAGAAAAAGACCAGACGGATTTGGAAGCTGGCTTAGAACTTGTCCGCTCACGCTTTCCGGAAGCAGAGGTTACGATTATTGGGTCACTCGGCGGACGTTTAGACCATCACTTGACCAATGTATATCTTCCTCTAAACTTTGCAAACTATGAAAATATTTGTTTGAAGGATGCTCAAAACCTAGTCCGCTACTTATCGGCTGGCGAGCACACCATCAAAAAGATAGAGGGTTACCCTTATCTGGGTCTGGTACAGGTTAATACAGGGAGAAGCTTAGAGATTAAAAATGCCAAATACCCGCTCAAAGCCACGGATAATTTTGCGGATATTTATGCCAGTAACGCTTTTATTAGTGACAGTATGGATTTGCAGATAGATCAAGGCCAGCTTATTGTGATTTACTCAAAAGACAGTTAG
- a CDS encoding nucleoside triphosphate pyrophosphohydrolase family protein: MELKDYQQEIIKFDVNGPLADIAQVNFAFLDKVLGLAGESGEVADKIKKIIRDQDGMIRAEDKKALEKELGDVLWHIATCARYLGLDLEDIAQANIAKLESRKARGMIAGSGDER; this comes from the coding sequence ATGGAACTTAAGGACTATCAGCAAGAGATAATAAAATTTGATGTAAATGGTCCCTTGGCCGATATTGCTCAGGTAAACTTTGCCTTTTTAGACAAGGTGTTGGGCTTGGCTGGAGAGTCGGGCGAGGTTGCAGATAAGATAAAAAAGATTATCCGAGACCAAGACGGCATGATCCGAGCCGAAGATAAAAAAGCACTCGAAAAAGAGCTGGGAGATGTGCTGTGGCACATCGCCACCTGTGCACGTTATTTGGGGTTGGACTTGGAAGATATTGCCCAAGCCAATATCGCTAAGCTTGAAAGTCGTAAAGCCAGAGGGATGATAGCGGGAAGTGGGGATGAGCGATGA
- a CDS encoding BspA family leucine-rich repeat surface protein, which produces MNSKSKKIRYIITVMALAGLIGNPMLEGATVVATTLPTESESSEESEAPLPEALEPEQDTEESEETKSEDTPDRSASAEEILPPASSASKPEEPTPPADVASPERSTAVAAPKMTGTMWGGVDFEWNATTGELTLFGGTITDPAALPTDRWLINHIKFEGPVTVGGSRSLAGLFQSMTNLTAIENLTYLNTSGVTDMSALFSATWALTNLDLSSFDTSAVTDMSGMFNGTSSLTSLDLSNFDTSSVTDMNMMFRGASRLTSLDLSTFKTSAVTDMGGMFWGMHNLTSLDLSNFNTSAVTGMWQMFANASSLTRLDLSNFDTASVTNMHSMFLGASRLASLDLSSFVITSGTPITAMFMHTGSLRELKLGTGISRLNGTNLPAIGTTSGEFTGFWQNIDTGSAEHPNGTNVLDSAGLMRDFNPSMADTFVWQRRVVPKVWGDVEYDYDETSKTLTLEGGMITDPSDFDAAIRSEVEHIVFRGDVNVGGAMSLGGMFANFTNLVDIQNLERLNTAGVTDMSVMFAGTSSLTSLDLSSFDTSSVTNMHGMFGVTAFKSLDLSSFETSSVEDMSFMFYEARNLNSLDLSSFVTSSVEDMSLMFAMTESLTDINLSSFDTSSVRNMEGMFAGAESLTDIDLSSFVTSSVTNMSSMFARAALKSLDLTSFDTSSVTNMTSMFAWAESLISLNLSSFDIASSTDIRDMFFDTSSLRELKLGSGISRLNETRLPNISYASGEFTGLWQNVGTGSPERPNGTNVLTSDGLMQNFNPSMADTFVWQRTLPKVWGDVAFDYDETSKTLTLEGGTITNPSDFDSAIRTEVEHIVFQGDVNVGGSKSLSTLFDGFQNLRDIQNLEKLDTSGVTDMSWMFTGTSSLTSLDLSSFDTSAVTNMFAMFDSAESLTSLNLSSFDTSAVINMQSMFSDARSLSSLDLSSFETSSVTTMQGMFSDTSSLTHLDLSSFETGSVINMSWMFSGASSLTHLDLSSFETSSVTTMQDMFTGASNLARLDLSSFDTSAVDDAQFRLNFGGLNALVELRLGDNTAINLSNLPEFTTSTGYLNWWAREGEANNWLDSHQLMDLSATSGQAAGTWRRVPYQTKVQVKDSTLAVGDTWQAKDNFVQAINREGDEVPFEDVTVTGKVDTTKAGIYEVTYAYDGVSATAKVTVKAEEENGNGNGNNNSGENENGQDKDDSTSNNENSEDKVSDSDDTRGDKKQSQQEEPDLNAASRDKLPETGEIAGMLSWLGLGSLAVAMLLWYKRRRKK; this is translated from the coding sequence ATGAATTCAAAAAGTAAAAAAATAAGATATATTATAACCGTTATGGCTCTGGCAGGGCTCATCGGGAACCCTATGCTTGAGGGAGCTACAGTCGTGGCGACTACGCTGCCCACAGAGTCGGAGTCCAGTGAAGAGAGTGAAGCACCGTTACCAGAAGCTTTAGAGCCAGAGCAGGACACAGAGGAAAGCGAAGAGACAAAAAGTGAAGATACACCAGATCGTTCAGCCTCAGCAGAAGAAATCCTTCCCCCAGCATCCAGTGCCTCTAAACCCGAAGAACCAACTCCCCCAGCAGATGTAGCCTCCCCAGAGCGAAGCACGGCAGTGGCCGCACCGAAAATGACAGGCACGATGTGGGGTGGTGTTGATTTTGAATGGAATGCTACTACGGGTGAGCTCACACTTTTTGGAGGGACCATTACTGATCCTGCTGCTTTGCCTACTGACAGATGGCTAATAAACCATATTAAATTTGAAGGGCCTGTAACAGTCGGAGGTTCAAGGAGCTTAGCTGGACTTTTTCAAAGTATGACGAATCTTACGGCCATTGAAAATTTGACCTACTTAAATACGAGTGGCGTCACAGATATGAGTGCCTTGTTTAGTGCAACATGGGCTCTTACCAACCTAGATCTCTCCTCTTTTGATACCTCTGCCGTCACTGATATGAGTGGTATGTTTAATGGAACAAGTAGTTTAACCAGTTTAGATTTATCTAACTTTGATACATCATCTGTTACAGATATGAACATGATGTTTCGTGGAGCAAGTCGCTTAACTAGCTTAGATTTATCTACCTTTAAGACGTCAGCTGTTACGGATATGGGTGGTATGTTTTGGGGCATGCACAATTTGACCAGCTTAGACTTATCTAACTTTAATACCTCAGCTGTTACAGGAATGTGGCAGATGTTTGCAAACGCAAGCAGCTTAACCCGCTTAGATTTATCTAACTTTGATACAGCATCTGTTACTAATATGCATAGTATGTTCTTGGGCGCAAGCCGTCTAGCCAGCCTAGACCTTTCCTCATTTGTCATAACTAGTGGTACACCTATAACAGCTATGTTCATGCATACAGGGTCTTTAAGAGAACTTAAGCTAGGCACAGGTATCTCTCGTTTGAATGGCACCAATCTCCCAGCTATTGGCACCACTTCAGGAGAATTCACAGGTTTCTGGCAAAATATAGATACTGGCTCTGCAGAACACCCCAATGGTACAAATGTTCTCGACTCTGCAGGCTTGATGAGGGATTTTAATCCCTCAATGGCGGATACTTTTGTGTGGCAAAGAAGAGTTGTGCCAAAAGTATGGGGTGATGTCGAGTATGATTACGATGAGACAAGCAAAACCCTTACGCTAGAAGGTGGGATGATCACGGATCCGTCAGATTTTGATGCCGCCATCCGATCAGAGGTAGAACACATCGTCTTTCGTGGGGACGTGAATGTCGGGGGTGCCATGTCTCTTGGAGGAATGTTTGCGAATTTCACTAATCTCGTCGATATTCAAAACTTGGAAAGATTGAATACAGCTGGTGTTACGGATATGTCTGTAATGTTTGCCGGAACGAGCAGTTTAACCAGTTTAGACCTCTCTTCTTTCGACACATCCTCAGTCACAAACATGCACGGTATGTTTGGTGTGACAGCCTTTAAAAGTCTAGATCTCTCCTCTTTCGAGACATCCTCTGTCGAAGATATGTCCTTTATGTTTTATGAAGCCCGCAACCTCAACAGCTTAGACTTATCCTCTTTTGTTACATCCTCTGTTGAAGATATGTCGCTGATGTTTGCGATGACAGAAAGCTTAACTGACATAAATCTTTCCTCTTTTGATACCTCCTCAGTGAGAAACATGGAAGGCATGTTTGCTGGGGCAGAAAGTTTAACTGACATAGATCTTTCCTCTTTTGTTACTTCCTCTGTTACAAACATGAGCTCTATGTTTGCTAGGGCAGCCTTAAAAAGTTTAGATCTTACTTCTTTTGATACCTCCTCTGTTACGAACATGACCTCTATGTTTGCATGGGCAGAAAGTCTAATCAGCCTAAATCTCTCCTCATTTGACATAGCGAGTAGCACAGATATACGAGATATGTTTTTTGACACAAGCTCTTTAAGAGAGCTTAAGCTAGGCTCAGGCATTTCTCGTTTGAATGAGACGAGACTCCCTAATATTAGCTATGCATCAGGTGAGTTCACAGGTCTCTGGCAAAATGTAGGTACTGGCTCTCCAGAACGCCCTAATGGTACAAATGTTCTTACGTCTGACGGCTTAATGCAAAATTTTAATCCCTCAATGGCGGATACTTTTGTGTGGCAAAGAACTCTACCAAAAGTATGGGGCGATGTCGCGTTTGATTACGATGAAACAAGCAAAACCCTTACGCTAGAAGGTGGGACGATCACGAATCCTTCAGATTTTGATAGCGCCATCCGAACAGAGGTGGAACACATCGTCTTTCAGGGCGATGTGAATGTCGGCGGTTCAAAGTCTCTTAGTACCCTCTTTGACGGTTTTCAAAACCTTAGAGACATCCAAAATTTAGAAAAACTGGATACAAGCGGTGTGACAGATATGTCATGGATGTTTACAGGAACCAGTAGCTTAACTAGTTTAGACCTCTCCTCTTTTGATACGTCCGCTGTTACAAATATGTTTGCTATGTTTGATTCAGCAGAGAGCTTAACCAGCTTAAATCTTTCCTCTTTTGACACATCCGCTGTTATAAATATGCAGAGTATGTTTTCAGACGCCAGAAGTTTAAGCAGCTTAGACCTCTCTTCTTTTGAGACTTCCTCAGTCACAACGATGCAGGGTATGTTTTCAGACACCAGCAGCTTAACTCACCTAGACCTTTCATCCTTTGAGACAGGTTCGGTTATAAATATGTCATGGATGTTTTCAGGTGCCAGTAGTTTAACTCACCTAGACCTTTCATCCTTTGAGACATCCTCAGTCACAACGATGCAGGATATGTTTACCGGCGCCAGCAATTTAGCCCGTCTAGACTTGTCTTCTTTTGATACGTCCGCGGTGGATGATGCACAGTTTAGGCTTAACTTTGGTGGACTCAATGCCTTAGTCGAGCTTCGCTTAGGCGATAATACAGCTATAAATTTAAGTAACTTGCCAGAGTTCACTACAAGCACCGGTTATCTGAACTGGTGGGCGAGAGAAGGCGAGGCAAATAACTGGCTGGACTCACATCAGTTGATGGATTTATCTGCTACTTCGGGCCAAGCGGCAGGGACATGGCGCCGTGTGCCTTATCAAACAAAAGTTCAAGTTAAAGACAGCACGCTCGCTGTTGGCGACACATGGCAAGCCAAGGACAACTTTGTCCAGGCAATCAATCGTGAAGGAGATGAAGTTCCCTTTGAAGATGTCACAGTCACAGGAAAAGTAGACACTACCAAAGCGGGTATCTATGAAGTAACCTATGCTTATGATGGCGTAAGCGCCACAGCGAAAGTTACCGTAAAAGCCGAAGAAGAAAATGGCAATGGCAATGGAAACAATAACTCTGGCGAAAACGAAAATGGTCAGGACAAAGACGACTCAACCTCAAATAATGAAAATAGCGAAGATAAAGTATCTGACTCTGACGACACCAGAGGAGACAAAAAGCAGTCTCAGCAAGAAGAACCAGACCTCAATGCAGCAAGTAGAGATAAGCTACCAGAAACAGGCGAAATAGCTGGAATGCTTAGCTGGCTTGGTCTGGGAAGCTTAGCTGTAGCTATGCTCCTGTGGTATAAACGTAGACGTAAAAAGTAG
- the asnS gene encoding asparagine--tRNA ligase, which produces MKDLVSIIDVKDHVGEEIKIGAWVADKSGKGKLQFLQLRDGTAFFQAVVFKPNMIEKFGEDAGVEKFTEIKHLSQETSVLVTGIVKEDSRSKFGYELDVTDLEVVGASVDYPITPKEHGTDFLMDNRHLWLRSRKQHAVMLVRNEIIRATYEFYNANGFVKIDSPILTGSAPEGTTELFETDYFGQPAYLSQTGQLYAEAGAMAFGKVFTFGPTFRAEKSKTRRHLTEFWMIEPEMAFTTHEESLDIQEAYVKHLIKSVLENQRYALETLERDIDLLEKYVNEPFKRVTYDDAIELLQKEEANNDYDHIEWGDDFGSPHETFVSNYYGVPTFIINYPKAIKAFYMKPHPAREDVVICADLIAPEGYGEIIGGSERATDYDYLVEKVKEFGLSEEEYSWYLDLRKFGSVPHSGFGLGLERAVTFITGNQHIREAIPFPRMLGRIRP; this is translated from the coding sequence ATGAAAGACTTAGTATCAATCATCGACGTGAAAGACCATGTAGGTGAAGAAATAAAAATCGGCGCTTGGGTTGCAGACAAATCAGGAAAAGGAAAGTTACAATTTCTCCAACTCCGTGATGGGACAGCCTTTTTCCAAGCTGTTGTTTTTAAACCAAACATGATTGAAAAATTTGGTGAAGACGCTGGCGTTGAAAAATTCACTGAAATCAAACACTTGTCACAAGAAACATCAGTACTTGTAACAGGTATCGTTAAAGAAGATTCACGCTCAAAGTTTGGCTATGAACTTGATGTCACAGACCTTGAAGTTGTCGGTGCATCAGTGGATTACCCTATCACACCAAAAGAACACGGGACAGACTTCCTGATGGATAACCGTCACTTGTGGTTGCGTAGCCGTAAACAACATGCGGTTATGCTTGTTCGTAACGAGATCATCCGCGCTACATATGAATTTTACAATGCCAACGGTTTTGTGAAGATTGATAGCCCGATCCTGACAGGTTCAGCTCCTGAAGGAACAACCGAACTTTTCGAGACAGACTACTTTGGTCAACCTGCTTACTTGTCTCAAACAGGTCAACTCTATGCTGAAGCAGGTGCGATGGCCTTTGGTAAAGTCTTCACATTTGGTCCAACTTTCCGTGCCGAAAAATCAAAAACACGCCGTCATTTGACAGAGTTTTGGATGATTGAGCCAGAAATGGCTTTCACAACACACGAAGAATCTTTGGATATCCAAGAAGCTTACGTGAAACATTTGATCAAGTCTGTATTGGAAAATCAACGTTATGCACTTGAAACTTTGGAGCGCGATATTGACTTGCTCGAAAAATATGTCAACGAACCTTTCAAACGTGTCACTTACGATGATGCGATCGAGTTGCTTCAAAAAGAAGAAGCAAACAATGACTATGATCATATCGAATGGGGCGACGACTTTGGTTCACCACATGAAACATTTGTTTCAAACTACTATGGTGTACCAACATTTATCATCAACTATCCAAAAGCAATCAAAGCTTTCTACATGAAACCACACCCAGCACGTGAAGATGTTGTTATCTGTGCTGACCTTATCGCACCAGAAGGTTACGGTGAGATTATCGGTGGTTCAGAACGTGCGACAGACTATGACTACTTGGTGGAAAAAGTAAAAGAATTTGGTCTTTCCGAAGAAGAATACAGCTGGTATCTTGACTTACGTAAGTTTGGTTCAGTACCACACTCTGGCTTCGGACTTGGCTTGGAACGTGCAGTAACCTTTATCACAGGTAACCAACACATTCGTGAAGCGATTCCTTTCCCACGTATGCTTGGACGTATCCGCCCTTAA
- a CDS encoding GIY-YIG nuclease family protein produces the protein MIDKKEAKSAYKLQTKVGAVVAYKNITKNKLYIDIAPDLPGLKNRFEFSQKTGIGVPLAIDKDWKTDDFELVVLEELKKDELQTPKAFKDDLKTLKEIWLEKLLDKELY, from the coding sequence ATGATTGACAAAAAAGAAGCAAAATCAGCATACAAACTTCAAACTAAAGTTGGGGCAGTGGTGGCTTACAAAAACATCACTAAAAACAAACTTTACATTGACATCGCCCCAGATCTTCCGGGCTTAAAAAATCGTTTTGAATTTTCGCAAAAGACAGGTATCGGTGTTCCTCTAGCCATAGATAAAGACTGGAAAACAGATGATTTTGAGCTTGTGGTCCTCGAAGAGCTCAAAAAAGATGAACTACAAACACCTAAAGCCTTTAAGGATGACCTGAAAACCTTAAAGGAAATCTGGCTAGAAAAACTTTTGGATAAAGAATTATATTAA